From the Amycolatopsis thermoflava N1165 genome, one window contains:
- a CDS encoding ABC transporter substrate-binding protein produces MRKRWGRLFAVSAVALTAACGIGDRAGADTVTMTVWTSNQEQLGLLNRLAGEFSAQHGGTPVRIQTVPQADYTTKVSVRLAGGDPPDLGWLGAPDAVGMAATEVLADVGPALRADPAYRLGDFVPSAFTNWQNGDAVYGVPFSTSPFFVVYNRDFFSRAGLPEPAELAARGEWTWDRLAALARDLQPTLPGGSYVFQSNEGSLYGPLPVSWPTLDPLLRAHGARFASGDQCTMDSPQAVRAIETLHRMAFTDGTAVPPGAQADFYAGNAALTITQLSRLSQLKGAKFQYGFAPLPAGPGGQPQVTGQAGLVVFQQAPHRDLAIDFLKFLTGERSMRELARFFPPPRQSVLADATQVYDGNALPPDAIRNILVPGITEGQAFQYPRTWPEIKTAAQPVFDELWSPGANVAGALSELCSEVGPLLREKS; encoded by the coding sequence ATGAGAAAGCGATGGGGGCGCCTGTTCGCCGTGTCCGCGGTCGCGCTGACCGCGGCCTGCGGGATCGGCGACCGCGCCGGCGCAGACACCGTCACCATGACGGTCTGGACGTCAAACCAGGAACAGCTCGGCCTGCTCAACCGGCTCGCCGGGGAGTTCTCGGCGCAGCACGGCGGCACGCCGGTGCGGATCCAGACCGTGCCGCAGGCCGACTACACGACGAAGGTGTCCGTCCGGTTGGCCGGCGGCGACCCGCCGGACCTCGGCTGGCTCGGCGCGCCGGACGCGGTCGGCATGGCCGCCACCGAGGTGCTCGCCGACGTCGGGCCCGCCCTGCGAGCCGACCCCGCGTACCGGCTGGGCGACTTCGTGCCGAGCGCGTTCACCAACTGGCAGAACGGCGACGCGGTGTACGGAGTGCCGTTCTCCACCAGTCCGTTCTTCGTCGTCTACAACCGGGACTTCTTCTCCCGCGCCGGTCTGCCCGAGCCCGCCGAGCTGGCCGCGCGTGGCGAGTGGACGTGGGACCGGCTGGCCGCCCTCGCGCGGGACCTGCAACCGACGTTGCCGGGTGGCAGCTACGTGTTCCAGAGCAACGAAGGCAGCTTGTACGGACCGCTGCCGGTGTCGTGGCCGACGCTGGACCCGCTGCTGCGGGCTCACGGCGCGCGCTTCGCATCCGGCGACCAGTGCACAATGGACTCGCCGCAAGCCGTACGGGCCATCGAGACCCTGCACCGCATGGCGTTCACCGACGGCACCGCGGTGCCGCCCGGCGCGCAGGCGGACTTCTACGCCGGCAACGCGGCACTGACGATCACCCAGCTCTCCCGGTTGTCCCAGCTGAAGGGCGCGAAGTTCCAGTACGGCTTCGCCCCGCTCCCCGCCGGCCCCGGAGGTCAGCCGCAGGTGACCGGGCAGGCCGGGCTGGTCGTGTTCCAGCAGGCGCCGCATCGGGACCTGGCGATCGACTTCCTCAAGTTCCTCACCGGCGAACGCTCGATGCGTGAGCTCGCCCGGTTCTTCCCGCCGCCGCGCCAGTCCGTGCTCGCCGATGCCACACAGGTGTACGACGGCAACGCGCTGCCGCCGGACGCGATCAGGAACATCCTCGTGCCGGGCATCACCGAGGGGCAGGCGTTCCAGTACCCGCGGACGTGGCCGGAGATCAAGACCGCGGCGCAGCCGGTGTTCGACGAGCTGTGGTCACCCGGCGCGAACGTGGCCGGAGCGCTGTCCGAGCTGTGCAGCGAGGTCGGCCCGCTGCTGCGCGAGAAGAGTTAG